A portion of the Candidatus Hydrogenedentota bacterium genome contains these proteins:
- a CDS encoding CBS domain-containing protein, which translates to MLIRLRETVAAYVRQSKTTGPVLLAVFIGAGSGGAAVALRWAVDAVQTLFQDGLGGGLRTALEAVHPVLGGLWVIPVIALGGLCAGLAAKWFAPETRGHGVPEVMAAVARTGGRLRARVAVVKLAAAALTIGSGGSAGREGPIVHIGATWGSALAQFLRFPDRMVTLCVACGAAGGIAATFNAPMAGVLFTLEVVVRRFTTRYFGLVVISSAVATVTMRALSRTGDYPWFPLHQGYRLVGMQDLLFFLVLGALCAVVARSFVRALEGVETIAGRLRIHDALKPALGGALTGLFALLTPQIMGSGYGAISDALNNRLAGGLLLAAVVTKILATALTVGSGGAGGVFVPCLFIGAMFGGAYGTLVHEWFPLATSSPGAYALVGMSAVFAAGAHAPMTGIIILIEMTDNYHIVLPLMAATVLSTFIAQRMSPDSLYTGKLRAQGIAFHESPEVNLMESLTVAEAMDEVVDCVSENTPVAELAERLRHDHERGYPVINLDGDLTGIVTMRDVQEALLGGDPGTLRVGDICTRGVVVCRPDDSLGAALSQFGMHAFGRMPVINPDNPKRLVGMLKRTGILDAYLEARRNHEGMTAREDTLQFSRRDAEMVLEETQVSSGSPLEGRAVRDAGIPEDAVLGAIRRGQETLTPRGSTVLQPGDALFFITTRSHAAAVRAWIKEAT; encoded by the coding sequence ATGCTGATCCGGCTCCGAGAGACCGTGGCGGCCTACGTCCGCCAGTCGAAGACCACCGGCCCCGTGCTGCTGGCCGTGTTTATCGGCGCCGGGTCGGGGGGCGCGGCCGTGGCGCTGCGCTGGGCGGTGGACGCCGTGCAGACGCTGTTCCAGGACGGGCTCGGCGGCGGGCTGCGGACCGCGCTGGAGGCGGTGCATCCCGTGCTGGGCGGCCTGTGGGTCATTCCGGTGATCGCCCTGGGCGGCCTCTGCGCCGGGCTGGCCGCCAAGTGGTTCGCCCCCGAAACGCGCGGGCATGGCGTGCCCGAGGTGATGGCCGCCGTCGCGCGGACCGGCGGGCGGCTGCGCGCGCGCGTGGCCGTGGTGAAACTGGCCGCCGCCGCGCTCACCATCGGCAGCGGCGGCTCGGCGGGGCGCGAGGGACCCATCGTCCACATCGGCGCGACCTGGGGCTCCGCCCTCGCGCAGTTCCTGCGCTTTCCCGACCGCATGGTCACCCTCTGCGTCGCCTGCGGCGCGGCGGGGGGCATCGCGGCCACGTTCAACGCGCCCATGGCGGGCGTGCTCTTCACGCTGGAGGTGGTGGTGCGGCGGTTCACGACGCGCTATTTCGGCCTCGTGGTCATCAGCTCCGCCGTGGCCACGGTCACCATGCGGGCCCTCTCGCGCACGGGGGACTACCCGTGGTTCCCCCTGCACCAGGGGTACCGCCTCGTCGGGATGCAGGACCTGCTCTTCTTCCTCGTGCTCGGGGCGCTGTGCGCCGTCGTGGCGCGGTCTTTCGTGCGCGCGCTGGAGGGGGTGGAGACCATTGCGGGGCGGCTGCGGATCCACGACGCGCTGAAGCCCGCCCTGGGCGGCGCGCTCACGGGCCTCTTCGCCCTGCTCACCCCCCAGATCATGGGGTCGGGCTACGGGGCCATCTCAGACGCCTTGAACAACCGCCTCGCCGGGGGGCTCCTGCTGGCGGCCGTCGTGACCAAGATTCTCGCGACGGCCCTCACCGTGGGCAGCGGCGGCGCGGGCGGCGTCTTCGTCCCCTGCCTGTTCATCGGGGCCATGTTCGGCGGCGCCTACGGCACCCTGGTCCACGAATGGTTCCCCCTGGCCACGTCGAGCCCCGGGGCCTACGCCCTCGTGGGCATGTCCGCCGTGTTCGCCGCCGGGGCCCACGCGCCCATGACGGGCATCATCATCCTCATCGAAATGACGGACAACTACCACATCGTCCTGCCGCTCATGGCGGCCACCGTGCTGTCCACCTTCATCGCCCAGCGCATGAGCCCCGATTCCCTGTACACCGGCAAGCTGCGCGCGCAGGGCATCGCCTTCCACGAGTCGCCCGAGGTCAACCTGATGGAGTCCCTCACGGTGGCGGAGGCCATGGACGAGGTGGTGGACTGCGTGTCGGAGAACACGCCGGTCGCGGAGCTGGCCGAGCGCCTGCGCCACGACCACGAGCGGGGCTACCCCGTGATAAACCTCGACGGCGACCTCACGGGCATCGTCACCATGCGCGATGTGCAGGAGGCGCTCCTCGGCGGCGACCCCGGCACCCTGCGCGTGGGCGACATCTGCACGCGCGGCGTCGTGGTCTGCCGGCCCGACGACTCCCTCGGCGCCGCCCTGTCCCAGTTCGGCATGCACGCCTTCGGGCGCATGCCCGTCATCAACCCCGACAACCCGAAGCGCCTCGTCGGCATGCTCAAACGGACCGGCATCCTTGACGCCTATCTGGAGGCCCGCCGCAACCATGAGGGCATGACCGCCCGCGAGGACACCCTCCAGTTTTCCCGCCGCGACGCCGAGATGGTGCTGGAGGAAACCCAAGTCTCCTCCGGATCCCCCCTCGAGGGCCGCGCCGTGCGCGACGCGGGCATCCCCGAGGACGCCGTGCTCGGCGCCATCCGGCGCGGTCAGGAAACCCTCACGCCGCGCGGCTCCACGGTCCTCCAGCCCGGCGACGCCCTCTTCTTCATCACCACCCGGTCCCACGCGGCGGCCGTCCGCGCCTGGATCAAGGAGGCCACCTGA